aataataatagcagctaacaTTCAGTGTTGCAGTGATTCAGGAGGAGGTGATAAGAGACTGAGCAGTGTACAATGATGGGATTAGGAAAGATGCCAtctcttatttgaaaaataagattttcttaTCTGAATAGGTCTTCATCCATTTTGCAGTATACTACTGTAAAGGAATAGCTAACCCAAAGCCAACTGAGATATCTTCTTTAATCACTctttaaatatggaaaaaaggACTCGTTCACATGACAAATAATGATTGAATAATATATAAGCTCTTTTCCTTATGAGATAACATCGATAGGTGTTGTATTGGTAGAGGAGAGAGATGGCTTTGGCTATAAAAGGGTAGCACAAGAGATCTTTGTAATGGAACCGTTCTGTATCTCATACAAATTCACACGTCAGTCGCATAGAactaaacacacatacacacatgcacacaaatcaGTATATTTAACAGATGAGACCTGAGTAATCTGTATCATGTAAATTtcctggttgtgatattgtaCCGTTGAGTGACAAGTATACAGGACCTCTCTGTGTTACTTCTTATAACTACATGTGAATCTATagttacctcaaaataaaaactttttttttgtatccaaaatgtgtttattgggaTGGTTCCCTACTCATCTTGATTCGTGGTACTTTTAGTGCTGCTTCCTTCTGAAGGAGCATCCTTCTGTAagccttgcttttcctcctgtaGGCTGACAGAGGACAGTGGAGCAGCCAACACACAAAACTACCGTTTGTGCATGGCTAAAGACGGTGGTGATTTTATAGCAACCTGGGCATTTCACATCCGTGAAATAGGAATTGGGACTCTGCACCAGGCGCTTCTTcttgtgtttcctcttttcctcttctggaGAGGGATGAAGGAGATCCTTTGCGAGAGGCATATTGTCGTGGGGAGGTCGTCACCGCcggaaagttaaaataaaaactttttaaaagaaaaaattgaataaagCAGGTCTTCCTTTGATTGCCTGTCCTTTTTTCTGGGTGTTTCCTCAGTAATAATTTTCTACAGAAATGTCTTGTTTTGATTAAATTTGACCCATTACTGAAGAATATTTAGCTTTTTTcctgtatatttaatttatttttattgtattttttctaactCTTTTATCAATTCTAAGGTATTTTTTGTCACCTTTTAACATCTTTGAAAAAGAATGCATCTTACAATGGAGACTTGGTATTGAGTCAGTTTAATTGGCTGCAGTTTTTCTTAATGGCACCTAAAATATTAGTGTGTCTTACAATCACCGTTGCCCTAGATTTGATAAATTGGATTAGAGAGTGGATCATTCGGCTGTGTTGGAAAAGAACAATGACTGGTGAAAGTTTTAAGTAcagttgtgtgtttgtgtgtgagatATTTATTGGTTATTAAGTGTTTGTTTCTTAGCTCCAAGCTCACCGTTCTATACTGTTTTGTGGTGTTAAAGCTGGGATTCTACCAACCACATTTTTGGTTGCCACCTGGCTCTCCCGTGAGGCAGTGCCAACAGGAGGGGTGAGCGGGTGACTGTGgagccagggaaggaggaaggaactTGCTTCTTCCTGCCTGCTTCCTCTTCCCATGCGAGCCACTTGAGCAGTACTTCTTTGCCACAGCAGCTCAATCTGTTTTCCAATATTTGCAAGACCAGCTTCATTGCACCCCTTAGGCAGTGGTACCTGACCAAGTCCCCTGCCCAACTCTCTTCCCATTGTTCCCCAGCCCTggagcagctgctgcctctgcGGTACATTagtgtgttctctctctttgaCTTTTCAGAGACTAGTTAGTAACTGTATACCTAGCTAAGAATTCTT
The sequence above is a segment of the Phyllostomus discolor isolate MPI-MPIP mPhyDis1 chromosome 2, mPhyDis1.pri.v3, whole genome shotgun sequence genome. Coding sequences within it:
- the LOC114512833 gene encoding 40S ribosomal protein S27-like; amino-acid sequence: MPLAKDLLHPSPEEEKRKHKKKRLVQSPNSYFTDVKCPGCYKITTVFSHAQTVVLCVGCSTVLCQPTGGKARLTEGCSFRRKQH